One Synechocystis sp. LKSZ1 genomic window, AGAAGCGGGCCTGGTGGCCGTGGATGCACCGACCCTGATTCCCAATGCCACGGGAACCCGTTTACCCGACCGCCTCACCCATCGTTACTTTGGCAAATACCACGCCGGTTGTTATCCCGCTAATTTAGGCCGGCCCTTTGCAGAGCGCACAGTGAAAATGGGCCTCAAACTCGAACAACGGGGCTTTGTTCATGCCCCCACCATCCAACCCCAGCAACCAAGGCGCTATCAGATCGAGGTTTTTCCCCATCCAGCCATGGTGCATCTTTTTGGCCTAGAGCAAATTTTGAAATACAAAAAAGGTAAACTCAACGACCGCAAACAGGAAATTACAAAACTCCAGGCCTATTTGCAAACTGTTTTGCCAAGCCTGACCCCAGCGGTACGGTTTACAGACTCCAATGCTGACCTCTGGCAATCCCCCGCTTCTTTAACTGGCCCGAAGCTTAAGGTCTTGGAAGACCAATTAGA contains:
- a CDS encoding DUF429 domain-containing protein, with translation MKFIGVDLGWRTGASGLSCLQWQGNQLHLLETTCRQSLAEILAWIDEKLPLGEAGLVAVDAPTLIPNATGTRLPDRLTHRYFGKYHAGCYPANLGRPFAERTVKMGLKLEQRGFVHAPTIQPQQPRRYQIEVFPHPAMVHLFGLEQILKYKKGKLNDRKQEITKLQAYLQTVLPSLTPAVRFTDSNADLWQSPASLTGPKLKVLEDQLDSLVCAYVGAHWWHWGAEKNWVLGDYDHGYIVVPTPNKKSPTMEGQAQFIQ